CCGGCCCACCAGATTATCAGAGTCCACCGAGAGGGAGAGGCCGACGTTGGAAGCTGGAATTTCCTTAGAGGGGAAGTAGGCCTCCAAGTGGAGGAACGGTGCAAATCTGGCGTGAGCCAAGAAGGGCCGCCGTCCCGCGACAAAGCCGGAGAGGGTAGAGGCGAGAAACGGCCGCAATGAGAAGTCTAAGGAAGTATCGGGGCCCAGAAGGCGTAATTGCTCTGCATAATCGTAGGCCCAGTGGTAAGGGGGCAAGAGGGTTTGAGCGGGCGAGTGGCGACAGGCGAGCAGACAAAAACTAACCGCCCCCAGGACCCGGGCCAACATCCGACGCCGTCGTTTGCGGAACATGAGGGCTCCTGTGGACAAGTCTACTCAGGTTGTTGTCGCGTTTGAGGCTCAACGGCTGCGATGACGCTGGCGAGCTCCAGCAAGTCTTTGGCTACGAAAGTGGGGGTAACCTGCGAAGAGGGACCATCCGACCCGTTCAGAATGAGGGCTGTCTTGGCGCCGATACTTTCCCCTGCCGCGACGTCGGAAGCCGAGTCTCCCACGACAATCGAGTTCTCAAAGTCGATGGCATATGGCATCTCAGCCTGCGCCCGGTAGAACATCCCCGGCGCCGGCTTACGGCACTGACAGCGGTGGTGCTCATCATGCGGGCAATAGTACACCGCGTCCATCTCCACGCCGTGCGTCGCAAGGCTATCGAGCATGTTGGCATGGATCTCCTGGAGAGCGCGCTCGGTCAAAAGCCCTCTAGCGATACCCCTTTGGTTGGTGGTGACGATGAGCCGGTAACCCATGCCCGAGAGGGTGCGTAACGCCTCCGGCGCGCCGGGGTAGAAACGGAACGCTTCCCACTCCCTCACGTAGTCGTGTTCGGGTGGCTTTACGTTGATAACACCATCGCGGTCGAGGAACAGGACCCTGACCTTACGCTTCGACGCCGACTTGCGAATGGCTTGCGTCAGCATGTGCTGTAGAACAAGGTGAAGATCTTCGGCGATACCGTAGTTCCGAGTAGCGCTGACCAACGCCACGTCCACCATCTTGGCTGCTTCGCCGCCACCAAAGCCCAACAGCCCTATAGTCTGCGCTCCCCGGGACCTGGCATACTCAAGCGCCCTAAGGACATTGGGCGAATTGCCAGAGGCGGAAATCACTATCACCACGTCGCGATCCCCGAGCAGTCCCTTCAGCTGCTCCACGAAGATCTGTTCGAATGAGTGGTCGTTGCCAAGGGCCGTAAGGAGAGAGGAGTTGTCACACAGAGAAAGCACGCGAAACCTTGCGGCCCCTTCGGTAGCGGTACCCTTACCCAGGTCGCAGGCGAGATGCGAAGCCGTGGCGGCGCTGCCTCCGTTGCCGAGGACAAAAACCGTGCGACGCTCGTCGCGCGCGCGGAGCAGCATTTCGACTACCCGATGTAGGCGCCCATAGTCAATGGTTTCAAGTTCCGCCTTGAGGCTGGCCACATAACTACCAAAGATGGACTGCATACTTATCCCCTCCGTTAGGCGGCGTCCCTGTCCGATGCCCGCAATCCGCATTGTGATTTCGACGGGCCGTGCTGGAGTCCGTAGAGCGTCTCGGACAGGGAATTGCCCGCGGCACTATTTCCACCGGTAGCGCCGATAGTTGAAGATGACCTTGCTGCCGTCGGACTCGATCATGAAGGGAAGTTCGCGGTAGCCGTGGAGTGCACTGCGGACTGCGTCCTGGGCCGCGCGCGGGCAGTAGAGCAGGAGAAAACCGCCACCGCCAGCGCCGCATATCTTGCCACCAAGAGCACCGGCCCGCCGTGCACACTCGTACATTTCATCGATTTCCGGGTAAGAGATTCCGTCAGCTAGCATCTTCTTCATCTCCCACGTCCGATGGAGAATGTCCCCTATGGCGTCGAATTCCCCCTCGATGATGGCGTTGCGCACCATGTAGGCATGGTTCCTTATCTCCCTGAGATAAACGATGTTGTCACGCACATTCTCGTTCTGCTTGGCCAAGATCTGGTTGGCACGCCGCGTCCTTCCGGTAAAGAACAGCAAAAGGTTAGAACCAAGCTTGCGATACTTCTCGTTGTACACTGGAAGCCTCTCGACCCGCACGCTGCCGTCCGGCAGAAACTCGAGGAATCGCACCCCCCCATGGGCCGCAATGTACTGATCCTGTTTGCCTATCGGCTTGCCCAGAATGTCGATTTCTATGTCGCACGCTTGCCGCGCCAGTTGGTCTGCACTAACCTGGATACCCTGAAATGCGTAGAAGGCGTTGAGCAGGCCCACGGTCACGCTACTTGACGAGCCCAGTCCTGTCCCCTCTGAGGGCACGTCTGCGAGAGACGTTATCTCGACCCCGCCACTGACGCCCGTGAGGCGCATGGCTTCCCGGACAAGTTCGTGCGCGATCTCGTCGACGCTCTGCACGATTTCTTTCCGCGAGTAGTTGATGTAGATCTTCTCGTCGAAGCGTTCCTTGACGATGACATACACAAATTTGTCGATGGCGAGCGAGGTGACGGCGCCGGGCTCCATGCTCCAGAACGCCTCAAGGTCCGTACCGCCGCCCGCGAGACTGACCCGAAGCGGGGTCTGCGTAATCACCATGGCAACCCCTCCAGGAGCAACTAACCACCGATTTCACCGATGTACACTGACTTGGGGAATACCGAACAGCACACCAAGCCAGGGTTACCGACAGTTTCATGATGGACCGGGTCAAGCCGCGAAAGGCCCTGATAAGGAAAGAGAGCCTCCGCCCTGCCAGCCCGGGGAAACCCAACGCCAGGGATGCGGGGCCGCCGCCAGCTCTCTACCCTCTGTCCATCATCTTGATCAGTACAGACGACTGGCCCATTCAGCCGCGATTCAGCGCCCCGGGCGAACCCGTCTGACTACCCCGGCCTGGCTCATGTGTTTCTCGGCGTAGCTCAGTATGTCCTCAATGTCCGTCTGCTCTTGCAAGTACTGACGGTACTCGCGCAGGCTGTCCTCGGGTGTGCACTGCGGCTCCCAGCCCAGCGACCGCAGCGCGGCAATGTCCGACACAGCGTGCCGGGTGTCGCCAAGACGGTAGGCGCCCGGGACCCTTGCAGGTATTTCTGTCTCGAACACCCTTTGCGCCATTTGATAGAAGTCCAGTACCGTGTACGCGCGACCGCCGCCTACGTTGAACACCTTGAAATTCGTGCTGTCCTCGTCCAGGACCAGCAGGTTCGCTCGGAGCACGT
This candidate division KSB1 bacterium DNA region includes the following protein-coding sequences:
- a CDS encoding HAD-IIIA family hydrolase; its protein translation is MQSIFGSYVASLKAELETIDYGRLHRVVEMLLRARDERRTVFVLGNGGSAATASHLACDLGKGTATEGAARFRVLSLCDNSSLLTALGNDHSFEQIFVEQLKGLLGDRDVVIVISASGNSPNVLRALEYARSRGAQTIGLLGFGGGEAAKMVDVALVSATRNYGIAEDLHLVLQHMLTQAIRKSASKRKVRVLFLDRDGVINVKPPEHDYVREWEAFRFYPGAPEALRTLSGMGYRLIVTTNQRGIARGLLTERALQEIHANMLDSLATHGVEMDAVYYCPHDEHHRCQCRKPAPGMFYRAQAEMPYAIDFENSIVVGDSASDVAAGESIGAKTALILNGSDGPSSQVTPTFVAKDLLELASVIAAVEPQTRQQPE
- a CDS encoding GHMP kinase; the encoded protein is MVITQTPLRVSLAGGGTDLEAFWSMEPGAVTSLAIDKFVYVIVKERFDEKIYINYSRKEIVQSVDEIAHELVREAMRLTGVSGGVEITSLADVPSEGTGLGSSSSVTVGLLNAFYAFQGIQVSADQLARQACDIEIDILGKPIGKQDQYIAAHGGVRFLEFLPDGSVRVERLPVYNEKYRKLGSNLLLFFTGRTRRANQILAKQNENVRDNIVYLREIRNHAYMVRNAIIEGEFDAIGDILHRTWEMKKMLADGISYPEIDEMYECARRAGALGGKICGAGGGGFLLLYCPRAAQDAVRSALHGYRELPFMIESDGSKVIFNYRRYRWK